From a region of the Neobacillus niacini genome:
- a CDS encoding Crp/Fnr family transcriptional regulator: protein MLSKVKPTHSLEIKELLKFADRKIKSERGTYLFQEGMIAEELYIIVSGRVQISKITSDGRELSLRICGENDICGELTLFTDNPRYLLSAKVLEEGEIVAIKKDVIESEIFQNSKLAFEFMKWMSDHFRKTQTKFRDLVLNGKRGALFSTLIRMSNSYGIHKENEILIDLPLTNQELANFCGTSRESTNRILSELKKDKIINIKKGKISILDLQYLKDEIGCENCPAVYCNIE from the coding sequence ATGTTATCTAAAGTGAAACCAACTCATTCATTAGAAATAAAAGAACTACTTAAATTTGCTGATCGAAAAATTAAAAGTGAAAGAGGTACCTATTTATTTCAAGAAGGAATGATTGCAGAAGAACTTTATATTATTGTTTCAGGTAGAGTACAAATCAGTAAAATTACTTCGGATGGACGTGAACTTTCCTTACGAATATGTGGAGAAAATGATATTTGTGGAGAATTAACCCTTTTTACCGACAATCCGAGATATTTATTAAGTGCTAAAGTATTGGAGGAAGGAGAAATCGTTGCCATTAAAAAAGATGTGATCGAAAGTGAAATTTTTCAAAATAGCAAGCTTGCTTTCGAGTTTATGAAATGGATGAGTGACCATTTCCGTAAAACTCAGACGAAATTTCGTGATCTTGTCTTGAATGGGAAGCGAGGAGCACTTTTTTCCACTCTCATTCGCATGTCTAATAGCTATGGTATTCATAAAGAAAATGAAATATTAATCGATTTACCATTAACCAATCAGGAACTAGCAAACTTTTGCGGAACTTCGAGAGAAAGCACGAATCGTATCCTAAGTGAATTGAAGAAAGATAAGATCATCAATATTAAAAAAGGGAAAATCTCCATTCTAGATTTGCAATACTTAAAAGATGAAATTGGCTGTGAAAATTGCCCGGCCGTATATTGTAATATTGAATAG